A window of the Arachis duranensis cultivar V14167 chromosome 5, aradu.V14167.gnm2.J7QH, whole genome shotgun sequence genome harbors these coding sequences:
- the LOC107489890 gene encoding S-protein homolog 5-like has translation MTISSKSLSKVVIMLILVSFNLNVSMIDGQVAPQPIVIVVTMRNKLNDLDLQIRCDNVKTHDVEQSTRFTRDQSWSFKFIPTLFHRNRIVYNCTFSWYPGIHRFNIYDEIRDDPACHQQCNWNIKETGPCRVPDIGAPKCYPWGI, from the coding sequence ATGACGATCTCATCAAAATCACTCTCTAAAGTTGTAATAATGCTCATACTTGTTTCTTTCAATCTCAATGTTAGTATGATTGATGGTCAAGTTGCTCCTCAACCTATTGTCATTGTTGTGACCATGCGCAACAAATTGAACGATTTGGATCTTCAAATTCGTTGCGACAATGTGAAAACTCATGATGTAGAACAGTCGACAAGGTTTACTAGGGATCAAAGTTGGAGTTTCAAATTCATTCCAACCCTTTTTCACAGAAACAGAATTGTGTACAACTGTACCTTTTCTTGGTATCCGGGAATACATCGCTTTAATATTTATGATGAGATACGTGATGATCCTGCATGCCACCAACAGTGTAATTGGAACATCAAAGAAACCGGTCCATGTAGGGTTCCGGATATTGGTGCTCCTAAATGTTATCCTTGGGGAATATAA
- the LOC107489891 gene encoding S-protein homolog 5-like: protein MTISSLSLSKVVIMLILASFNLNVSMIDGQVAPQPIAVDVTINNKLLDSDLKFHCKDQHSAQVDLGDQTVSTGRSWSFKFLASPFYVPLYSCTFSWHGAPDRHFDIYEGERDGKACNQDCTWDIYEINPCRVSGTDQQCFPWKEG, encoded by the coding sequence ATGACGATCTCATCATTATCACTGTCTAAGGTTGTAATAATGCTCATACTTGCTTCTTTCAATCTCAATGTTAGTATGATTGATGGTCAAGTTGCTCCTCAACCTATTGCGGTTGATGTGACCATAAACAACAAACTGCTCGATTCGGATCTTAAATTTCACTGCAAGGATCAACACAGTGCCCAGGTTGATTTAGGGGACCAAACGGTTTCAACTGGTCGAAGTTGGAGTTTCAAATTCCTTGCAAGCCCTTTTTACGTGCCTTTGTACTCCTGTACCTTTTCTTGGCATGGGGCGCCAGATCGTCACTTTGATATTTATGAGGGTGAACGTGATGGTAAAGCATGCAACCAAGATTGTACTTGGGACATCTACGAGATCAATCCATGTAGGGTTTCGGGTACTGATCAACAATGTTTTCCTTGGAAGGAGGGGTGA